The Eriocheir sinensis breed Jianghai 21 chromosome 21, ASM2467909v1, whole genome shotgun sequence genome includes a region encoding these proteins:
- the LOC127001777 gene encoding adhesive plaque matrix protein-like isoform X2, whose translation MGRTRGGLLLLLLGVVACGRADDGSGTDLPGRGSAAASDVKQSSPLLAADRPADTGGGEGSREVESSEVDEPGGVGVEEDGHGAGSGHSYAAPSASSRMLLVGKDLAPPLAANATTNRTRDLLTWRLKDQTRLKDLTNKILASVKDQWRRSEQSGMLNKHPHDVSSSRGQSEAGSQVVERRVAPPKQFGRRPGRLNCSRQRCKSANETMELRRRLLHDLRSSYSAPLPSRIRYRLKKKPSIYTSKKPSTRHDIGVPDIYESEVSITPKLRRRPSTRRTQDGRPNNEFGFAADRKFQQFVLPEVQQHVALEALGRRDYASANDEASTQPYIPLSPVPGAERPSSLVYRPPKRPPGSQRLRTSGLLRRPSPAEPHYFTTPSSLQHLSIQAHLPYRRPVSFRYSRTGTTAHAGPTRPSSPFSNVRPSSTPLFGKSTPPVLSESKAPQKTTSGRKPTTEPPRTYLPPTKDYIPPEPPQQAPASKEPPRKYLPPNQEYKPPPKPAEEPHSQPPRKYLPPNKEYLPPKVEGQGDSLPPPPQKYEPPTNEYLPPKAEGQGDSLPRPPQKYEPPTNEYLPPKTVPNAPSRHYLPPNKNYKIPVRRPQRPPSEHATTAAGYPEPPRKYLPPNKDFGSDDGRPSSRRRRPPNKRRRKNRKRPTPPGRKYLPPDKEYLPPPSASKQHSEEPLRTYEAPTKEYLPPKDYTTDSVTATTATVPYAVPPRTYLPPRLDYSTPAPTYTTPTPSSDYVPPHIPTPPTTPGKQPHTGYSPPTVTYEPPVRTYQPPSKDYLPPQGTTLPSWLQSIKTDQGSGQPEVYVSRFPPPLKIFADHHTTPLPAYSPPVRTYQPPVREYLPPTTPKVTYTGPPPPPPSLHRPLDPAFLPVPKKPSSHYLPPQVDYLPPGHADASRPPSTPKPHYITIVLPPETSPKPDYVPPAPPKKEYVPPSSPKPDYVPPSSPKPDYVSPSPPEKEYVPPSTPKAEYVPPSTPKQEYVPPSPPKEEYVPPSSPKPAYVPPSPTKPEYIPPKVPTSVAPSRRPAAHATTYKPSQDPKVKKLQDFSQPGDSRPSRPPAVPVYIPTTPGPGYNELPPHITAYQPLTPRPLIEDYYDDNYYYDDDDDDYYYYYDDDDDDDYYYDDDDYYDYYYYYDDYDYAPYPVSHRTPYQLTFQDDYDIHESDILDYGYIAGIPGRAGRDYPILSYIPLTSFGCDLVADYPGYYADMEAGCQVFHICHRSGRQDSFLCPNGTVFNQKYFVCDWWYNFACEDAPFFYPVNAAIGQPGVPLHRNAFEPDYRVVHSLPPLHPRPLLHAQPHPATPIPRHPGTARELVTLAPLPPQLVHPALG comes from the exons ATGGGCAGGACGCGTGGGggtcttctgctgctgctgctgg GTGTTGTGGCATGTGGAAGGGCGGACGATGGCAGCGGGACGGACCTGCCTGGAAGGGGCTCTGCAGCTGCCTCTGATGTGAAGCAGTCCTCTCCCTTGCTGGCCGCAGACCGCCCTGCAGACacgggtggtggggaagggagcAGGGAAGTTGAAAGTTCAGAAGTGGACGAGCCAGGCGGCGTGGGCGTGGAGGAGGACGGGCACGGGGCGGGGTCTGGGCACAGCTACGCCGCCCCTTCAGCCTCTTCCCGCATGCTGTTGGTGGGGAAAGACCTTGCTCCGCCCCTCGCCGCCAACGCCACCACCAACAGGACACGGGACCTTCTGACCTGGCGGCTTAAGGACCAGACGCGCCTCAAGGACCTCACCAACAAGATCCTTGCCAGCGTCAAGGACCAGTGGCGGCGGAGCGAACAGTCCGGGATGTTGAACAAGCACCCGCATGACGTGAGCTCTTCTCGCGGCCAGAGCGAGGCGGGATCACAG GTGGTGGAGAGGCGCGTGGCGCCGCCCAAGCAGTTCGGCCGCCGCCCCGGCAGACTCAACTGCTCTCGCCAG CGATGTAAATCAGCCAACGAGACGATGGagctccgccgccgcctcctgcacGACCTCAGGTCCTCCTACAGCGCCCCGCTGCCCTCCAGGATCCGCTACCGCCTCAAGAAGAAGCCGTCCATCTACACTTCCAA GAAGCCCAGCACGCGCCACGACATCGGTGTGCCGGACATCTACGAGTCTGAGGTGTCCATCACGCCCAAGCTTCGTCGCCGCCCGTCTACGCGTCGTACTCAGGATGGTCGTCCCAACAACGAGTTCGGCTTTGCTGCAGACAGAAAATTCCAGCAGTTTGTTCTGCCGGAGGTGCAGCAGCATGTTGCCCTTGAGGCCTTGGGGAGGCGAGACTACGCGTCCGCCAACGATGAGGCTTCAACCCAGCCTTATATTCCTCTCAGCCCGGTTCCTGGAGCCGAGAGACCTTCCAGCCTGGTGTACCGGCCCCCAAAGCGCCCGCCTGGCAGTCAGCGACTGCGCACCAGTGGTCTCCTCCGTCGACCATCTCCCGCTGAGCCTCACTACTTCaccacaccttcctcccttcagcaCCTCAGCATTCAGGCTCACCTCCCCTACCGTCGTCCTGTTTCCTTTAGGTACAGCAGGACGGGAACCACGGCCCACGCTGGTCCGACGCGCCCCTCTTCGCCCTTCTCGAATGTTCGTCCTTCCAGTACCCCTTTGTTTGGTAAATCAACGCCGCCCGTCCTGAGTGAATCCAAGGCTCCTCAGAAAACAACGTCGGGTCGCAAGCCTACCACGGAGCCTCCTCGTACGTACCTCCCTCCCACCAAAGATTATATTCCTCCAGAACCTCCTCAGCAAGCACCCGCATCGAAAGAACCTCCAAGGAAGTATTTACCTCCGAACCAGGAGTATAAACCGCCCCCCAAGCCTGCCGAAGAGCCACATTCGCAGCCACCAAGGAAGTACCTTCCGCCGAACAAGGAGTACCTGCCCCCTAAGGTCGAGGGTCAGGGAGACAGTCTCCCTCCGCCTCCCCAAAAGTACGAACCTCCCACCAACGAATACCTGCCCCCTAAG GCCGAGGGTCAGGGAGACAGTCTCCCTCGGCCTCCCCAAAAGTACGAACCTCCCACCAACGAATACTTGCCTCCAAAGACCGTCCCTAATGCTCCATCCAGACACTACCTTCCACCTAACAAGAACTACAAGATTCCCGTTAGAAGGCCTCAAAGACCCCCGTCAGAACATGCAACCACTGCGGCCGGCTACCCCGAGCCTCCCAGGAAGTACCTTCCTCCAAATAAAGACTTCGGGTCAGATGATGGACGACCCTCGTCTCGTAGACGCCGTCCCCccaacaagaggagaaggaagaacaggaaacgcCCTACTCCTCCTGGAAGGAAATACCTCCCCCCTGACAAGGAgtacctccctcctcccagcgCTTCCAAGCAACACAGCGAAGAACCCTTGAGAACCTACGAGGCTCCCACTAAGGAGTACCTCCCTCCTAAGGACTACACCACCGATTCCGTGACGGCAACCACCGCCACTGTGCCATATGCCGTCCCGCCGAGAACCTACCTGCCACCTCGCCTTGACTATAGCACGCCGGCTCCCACCTACACCACTCCCACGCCTTCCTCAGACTATGTGCCTCCACATATCCCCACCCCGCCCACCACGCCCGGCAAGCAGCCCCACACAGGGTACAGCCCCCCTACAGTGACGTACGAGCCCCCCGTCCGGACCTACCAGCCGCCAAGCAAGGACTACCTCCCGCCCCAGGGGACCACGCTGCCCAGCTGGCTTCAGAGCATCAAGACGGACCAGGGATCGGGCCAGCCAGAGGTGTATGTGTCGCGGTTTCCACCTCCCCTCAAGATTTTTGCCGACCATCACACGACCCCGCTTCCCGCATATTCCCCTCCCGTGAGGACGTACCAGCCCCCCGTGAGGGAGTACCTCCCGCCCACCACTCCCAAGGTAACTTATACaggcccgccaccgccgccgccgtcgttGCACCGACCTCTCGACCCTGCGTTCCTCCCGGTCCCCAAAAAGCCTTCCTCCCACTATCTTCCTCCCCAGGTCGACTATCTCCCGCCTGGACACGCTGACGCGTCTCGCCCCCCGTCCACGCCCAAGCCTCACTATATCACGATCGTCCTGCCTCCGGAAACTTCACCCAAACCAGACTACGTTCCACCAGCTCCTCCCAAGAAGGAGTATGTTCCTCCGTCATCCCCTAAGCCGGACTAtgttcctccttcgtctcctaagCCGGATTATGTTTCTCCATCTCCCCCTGAAAAGGAATACGTCCCTCCATCAACCCCTAAAGCCGAGTATGTTCCTCCGTCTACTCCTAAGCAGGAGTAtgttcctccatcacctccaaaAGAGGAGTACGTTCCTCCATCGTCCCCTAAGCCTGCCTATGTTCCCCCGTCCCCCACCAAGCCGGAGTACATTCCCCCTAAAGTGCCCACTTCGGTGGCTCCCTCCAGACGCCCCGCCGCTCACGCCACCACCTACAAACCCTCGCAGGATCCCAAGGTGAAAAAGCTGCAGGACTTCAGCCAGCCCGGAGACAGCCGCCCGTCTAGGCCCCCCGCGGTCCCTGTGTACATCCCCACCACCCCTGGCCCCGGATACAACGAGCTACCGCCCCATATTACAGCCTACCAGCCGCTCACCCCGAGGCCCCTCATCGAAGACTACTATGACGATAACTACTactacgatgacgacgacgacgactattattactattatgatgatgacgatgatgatgattactatTACGACGATGATgactactatgactactattactactatgatGACTACGACTACGCCCCCTACCCTGTCTCCCATCGAACTCCCTACCAGCTCACCTTCCAGGATGACTACGACATTCACGAGAGCGACATCCTGGACTACGGCTACATCGCCGGCATCCCAG GCCGAGCAGGGCGTGACTACCCCATCCTGAGCTACATCCCTCTCACTTCCTTCGGGTGTGACTTGGTGGCCGATTACCCGGGCTATTACGCCGATATGGAGGCCGGCTGTCAG GTCTTCCACATTTGCCACCGTAGTGGCCGCCAGGACTCTTTCCTTTGTCCCAACGGCACCGTGTTCAATCAGAAGTACTTTGTGTGTGACTGGTGGTACAACTTCGCCTGCGAGGACGCGCCATTCTTCTATCCCGTGAACGCCGCCATCGGTCAGCCGGGCGTACCCCTCCATAGGAACGCTTTTGAGCCTGACTATAGGGTGGTGCATAGCCTCCCGCCCCTCCACCCACGTCCACTCCTACACGCACAGCCTCATCCGGCCACGCCCATCCCCCGGCACCCAGGCACCGCGCGAGAGCTGGTCACTCTTGCTCCTCTGCCTCCTCAACTCGTTCATCCTGCCCTGGGGTGA
- the LOC127001777 gene encoding uncharacterized protein LOC127001777 isoform X1, whose product MGRTRGGLLLLLLGVVACGRADDGSGTDLPGRGSAAASDVKQSSPLLAADRPADTGGGEGSREVESSEVDEPGGVGVEEDGHGAGSGHSYAAPSASSRMLLVGKDLAPPLAANATTNRTRDLLTWRLKDQTRLKDLTNKILASVKDQWRRSEQSGMLNKHPHDVSSSRGQSEAGSQVVERRVAPPKQFGRRPGRLNCSRQRCKSANETMELRRRLLHDLRSSYSAPLPSRIRYRLKKKPSIYTSKKPSTRHDIGVPDIYESEVSITPKLRRRPSTRRTQDGRPNNEFGFAADRKFQQFVLPEVQQHVALEALGRRDYASANDEASTQPYIPLSPVPGAERPSSLVYRPPKRPPGSQRLRTSGLLRRPSPAEPHYFTTPSSLQHLSIQAHLPYRRPVSFRYSRTGTTAHAGPTRPSSPFSNVRPSSTPLFGKSTPPVLSESKAPQKTTSGRKPTTEPPRTYLPPTKDYIPPEPPQQAPASKEPPRKYLPPNQEYKPPPKPAEEPHSQPPRKYLPPNKEYLPPKVEGQGDSLPPPPQKYEPPTNEYLPPKVEGQGDSLPQPPQKYEPPTNEYLPPKAEGQGDSLPRPPQKYEPPTNEYLPPKTVPNAPSRHYLPPNKNYKIPVRRPQRPPSEHATTAAGYPEPPRKYLPPNKDFGSDDGRPSSRRRRPPNKRRRKNRKRPTPPGRKYLPPDKEYLPPPSASKQHSEEPLRTYEAPTKEYLPPKDYTTDSVTATTATVPYAVPPRTYLPPRLDYSTPAPTYTTPTPSSDYVPPHIPTPPTTPGKQPHTGYSPPTVTYEPPVRTYQPPSKDYLPPQGTTLPSWLQSIKTDQGSGQPEVYVSRFPPPLKIFADHHTTPLPAYSPPVRTYQPPVREYLPPTTPKVTYTGPPPPPPSLHRPLDPAFLPVPKKPSSHYLPPQVDYLPPGHADASRPPSTPKPHYITIVLPPETSPKPDYVPPAPPKKEYVPPSSPKPDYVPPSSPKPDYVSPSPPEKEYVPPSTPKAEYVPPSTPKQEYVPPSPPKEEYVPPSSPKPAYVPPSPTKPEYIPPKVPTSVAPSRRPAAHATTYKPSQDPKVKKLQDFSQPGDSRPSRPPAVPVYIPTTPGPGYNELPPHITAYQPLTPRPLIEDYYDDNYYYDDDDDDYYYYYDDDDDDDYYYDDDDYYDYYYYYDDYDYAPYPVSHRTPYQLTFQDDYDIHESDILDYGYIAGIPGRAGRDYPILSYIPLTSFGCDLVADYPGYYADMEAGCQVFHICHRSGRQDSFLCPNGTVFNQKYFVCDWWYNFACEDAPFFYPVNAAIGQPGVPLHRNAFEPDYRVVHSLPPLHPRPLLHAQPHPATPIPRHPGTARELVTLAPLPPQLVHPALG is encoded by the exons ATGGGCAGGACGCGTGGGggtcttctgctgctgctgctgg GTGTTGTGGCATGTGGAAGGGCGGACGATGGCAGCGGGACGGACCTGCCTGGAAGGGGCTCTGCAGCTGCCTCTGATGTGAAGCAGTCCTCTCCCTTGCTGGCCGCAGACCGCCCTGCAGACacgggtggtggggaagggagcAGGGAAGTTGAAAGTTCAGAAGTGGACGAGCCAGGCGGCGTGGGCGTGGAGGAGGACGGGCACGGGGCGGGGTCTGGGCACAGCTACGCCGCCCCTTCAGCCTCTTCCCGCATGCTGTTGGTGGGGAAAGACCTTGCTCCGCCCCTCGCCGCCAACGCCACCACCAACAGGACACGGGACCTTCTGACCTGGCGGCTTAAGGACCAGACGCGCCTCAAGGACCTCACCAACAAGATCCTTGCCAGCGTCAAGGACCAGTGGCGGCGGAGCGAACAGTCCGGGATGTTGAACAAGCACCCGCATGACGTGAGCTCTTCTCGCGGCCAGAGCGAGGCGGGATCACAG GTGGTGGAGAGGCGCGTGGCGCCGCCCAAGCAGTTCGGCCGCCGCCCCGGCAGACTCAACTGCTCTCGCCAG CGATGTAAATCAGCCAACGAGACGATGGagctccgccgccgcctcctgcacGACCTCAGGTCCTCCTACAGCGCCCCGCTGCCCTCCAGGATCCGCTACCGCCTCAAGAAGAAGCCGTCCATCTACACTTCCAA GAAGCCCAGCACGCGCCACGACATCGGTGTGCCGGACATCTACGAGTCTGAGGTGTCCATCACGCCCAAGCTTCGTCGCCGCCCGTCTACGCGTCGTACTCAGGATGGTCGTCCCAACAACGAGTTCGGCTTTGCTGCAGACAGAAAATTCCAGCAGTTTGTTCTGCCGGAGGTGCAGCAGCATGTTGCCCTTGAGGCCTTGGGGAGGCGAGACTACGCGTCCGCCAACGATGAGGCTTCAACCCAGCCTTATATTCCTCTCAGCCCGGTTCCTGGAGCCGAGAGACCTTCCAGCCTGGTGTACCGGCCCCCAAAGCGCCCGCCTGGCAGTCAGCGACTGCGCACCAGTGGTCTCCTCCGTCGACCATCTCCCGCTGAGCCTCACTACTTCaccacaccttcctcccttcagcaCCTCAGCATTCAGGCTCACCTCCCCTACCGTCGTCCTGTTTCCTTTAGGTACAGCAGGACGGGAACCACGGCCCACGCTGGTCCGACGCGCCCCTCTTCGCCCTTCTCGAATGTTCGTCCTTCCAGTACCCCTTTGTTTGGTAAATCAACGCCGCCCGTCCTGAGTGAATCCAAGGCTCCTCAGAAAACAACGTCGGGTCGCAAGCCTACCACGGAGCCTCCTCGTACGTACCTCCCTCCCACCAAAGATTATATTCCTCCAGAACCTCCTCAGCAAGCACCCGCATCGAAAGAACCTCCAAGGAAGTATTTACCTCCGAACCAGGAGTATAAACCGCCCCCCAAGCCTGCCGAAGAGCCACATTCGCAGCCACCAAGGAAGTACCTTCCGCCGAACAAGGAGTACCTGCCCCCTAAGGTCGAGGGTCAGGGAGACAGTCTCCCTCCGCCTCCCCAAAAGTACGAACCTCCCACCAACGAATACCTGCCCCCTAAGGTCGAGGGTCAGGGAGACAGTCTCCCTCAGCCTCCCCAAAAATACGAACCTCCCACCAACGAATACTTGCCTCCTAAGGCCGAGGGTCAGGGAGACAGTCTCCCTCGGCCTCCCCAAAAGTACGAACCTCCCACCAACGAATACTTGCCTCCAAAGACCGTCCCTAATGCTCCATCCAGACACTACCTTCCACCTAACAAGAACTACAAGATTCCCGTTAGAAGGCCTCAAAGACCCCCGTCAGAACATGCAACCACTGCGGCCGGCTACCCCGAGCCTCCCAGGAAGTACCTTCCTCCAAATAAAGACTTCGGGTCAGATGATGGACGACCCTCGTCTCGTAGACGCCGTCCCCccaacaagaggagaaggaagaacaggaaacgcCCTACTCCTCCTGGAAGGAAATACCTCCCCCCTGACAAGGAgtacctccctcctcccagcgCTTCCAAGCAACACAGCGAAGAACCCTTGAGAACCTACGAGGCTCCCACTAAGGAGTACCTCCCTCCTAAGGACTACACCACCGATTCCGTGACGGCAACCACCGCCACTGTGCCATATGCCGTCCCGCCGAGAACCTACCTGCCACCTCGCCTTGACTATAGCACGCCGGCTCCCACCTACACCACTCCCACGCCTTCCTCAGACTATGTGCCTCCACATATCCCCACCCCGCCCACCACGCCCGGCAAGCAGCCCCACACAGGGTACAGCCCCCCTACAGTGACGTACGAGCCCCCCGTCCGGACCTACCAGCCGCCAAGCAAGGACTACCTCCCGCCCCAGGGGACCACGCTGCCCAGCTGGCTTCAGAGCATCAAGACGGACCAGGGATCGGGCCAGCCAGAGGTGTATGTGTCGCGGTTTCCACCTCCCCTCAAGATTTTTGCCGACCATCACACGACCCCGCTTCCCGCATATTCCCCTCCCGTGAGGACGTACCAGCCCCCCGTGAGGGAGTACCTCCCGCCCACCACTCCCAAGGTAACTTATACaggcccgccaccgccgccgccgtcgttGCACCGACCTCTCGACCCTGCGTTCCTCCCGGTCCCCAAAAAGCCTTCCTCCCACTATCTTCCTCCCCAGGTCGACTATCTCCCGCCTGGACACGCTGACGCGTCTCGCCCCCCGTCCACGCCCAAGCCTCACTATATCACGATCGTCCTGCCTCCGGAAACTTCACCCAAACCAGACTACGTTCCACCAGCTCCTCCCAAGAAGGAGTATGTTCCTCCGTCATCCCCTAAGCCGGACTAtgttcctccttcgtctcctaagCCGGATTATGTTTCTCCATCTCCCCCTGAAAAGGAATACGTCCCTCCATCAACCCCTAAAGCCGAGTATGTTCCTCCGTCTACTCCTAAGCAGGAGTAtgttcctccatcacctccaaaAGAGGAGTACGTTCCTCCATCGTCCCCTAAGCCTGCCTATGTTCCCCCGTCCCCCACCAAGCCGGAGTACATTCCCCCTAAAGTGCCCACTTCGGTGGCTCCCTCCAGACGCCCCGCCGCTCACGCCACCACCTACAAACCCTCGCAGGATCCCAAGGTGAAAAAGCTGCAGGACTTCAGCCAGCCCGGAGACAGCCGCCCGTCTAGGCCCCCCGCGGTCCCTGTGTACATCCCCACCACCCCTGGCCCCGGATACAACGAGCTACCGCCCCATATTACAGCCTACCAGCCGCTCACCCCGAGGCCCCTCATCGAAGACTACTATGACGATAACTACTactacgatgacgacgacgacgactattattactattatgatgatgacgatgatgatgattactatTACGACGATGATgactactatgactactattactactatgatGACTACGACTACGCCCCCTACCCTGTCTCCCATCGAACTCCCTACCAGCTCACCTTCCAGGATGACTACGACATTCACGAGAGCGACATCCTGGACTACGGCTACATCGCCGGCATCCCAG GCCGAGCAGGGCGTGACTACCCCATCCTGAGCTACATCCCTCTCACTTCCTTCGGGTGTGACTTGGTGGCCGATTACCCGGGCTATTACGCCGATATGGAGGCCGGCTGTCAG GTCTTCCACATTTGCCACCGTAGTGGCCGCCAGGACTCTTTCCTTTGTCCCAACGGCACCGTGTTCAATCAGAAGTACTTTGTGTGTGACTGGTGGTACAACTTCGCCTGCGAGGACGCGCCATTCTTCTATCCCGTGAACGCCGCCATCGGTCAGCCGGGCGTACCCCTCCATAGGAACGCTTTTGAGCCTGACTATAGGGTGGTGCATAGCCTCCCGCCCCTCCACCCACGTCCACTCCTACACGCACAGCCTCATCCGGCCACGCCCATCCCCCGGCACCCAGGCACCGCGCGAGAGCTGGTCACTCTTGCTCCTCTGCCTCCTCAACTCGTTCATCCTGCCCTGGGGTGA